A stretch of Paenibacillus mucilaginosus 3016 DNA encodes these proteins:
- a CDS encoding cobyrinate a,c-diamide synthase, whose protein sequence is MSDRKGRPGLIIAGTGSGAGKTTVTIGLMAALQRRGLRVQGFKCGPDYIDPTYHRAVTGRASRNLDSWMLSSEGVREIYQRAGADADISIIEGVMGFYDGKEATSNRGSTAEISLELGVPVLLVVNCQSMARSCAAIVKGFQLLDPRVRIAAVFANKVGSEGHYRIVKDAVEAECGIPVIGYMTRQEELALPERHLGLVPSIERGDLNAFFDLLADRMEANVGLDRLLELAAGSDPLPEEEPRLFAPPAKTYPVKLAVAHDAAFHFYYPENLELLELHGAELAYFSPLGGEPLPEGAQGLYLGGGFPEEFAERLSRQTDTAESIRRAVRQGLPTLAECGGYMYLTESITGTDGETHPMLGLVPGRVTMQRKLAALGLREVKGAEGNFLFEGGLTARGHEFHYSAYELPESAAQLPPAYETSGLRGTKPEGGLLYSVVAGYTHLHFGSQPKLVERWLQRCAAFEPAVPAQGEPSAG, encoded by the coding sequence ATGAGCGATCGGAAGGGGCGCCCGGGCCTCATCATCGCCGGCACGGGCAGCGGAGCAGGCAAGACGACCGTGACGATCGGCCTGATGGCGGCGCTGCAGCGCAGGGGTCTGCGCGTACAGGGCTTCAAGTGCGGGCCGGATTACATCGACCCGACGTACCACCGGGCCGTTACGGGCCGCGCCTCGCGTAACCTGGACTCCTGGATGCTCTCCTCCGAGGGCGTCCGGGAGATCTACCAAAGGGCCGGCGCGGATGCCGACATCTCGATCATCGAGGGCGTCATGGGCTTCTATGACGGCAAGGAAGCGACGTCGAACCGGGGCAGCACGGCCGAAATCTCGCTTGAGCTCGGCGTGCCGGTGCTGCTCGTCGTGAACTGCCAGAGCATGGCGCGCTCCTGCGCCGCCATCGTGAAGGGTTTCCAGCTGCTCGATCCGCGGGTGCGGATCGCCGCCGTCTTCGCGAACAAGGTCGGCAGCGAGGGGCATTACCGCATCGTGAAGGATGCGGTTGAAGCGGAGTGCGGCATCCCGGTCATCGGCTATATGACCCGGCAGGAAGAGCTCGCGCTGCCGGAGCGGCATCTCGGCCTCGTCCCGTCGATCGAGCGCGGCGATCTGAACGCGTTCTTCGACCTGCTCGCGGACCGCATGGAGGCGAATGTGGGGCTCGACCGGCTGCTTGAGCTGGCCGCCGGGAGCGATCCGCTGCCGGAGGAAGAGCCGCGCCTCTTTGCCCCGCCTGCGAAGACGTACCCCGTCAAGCTGGCCGTGGCGCATGACGCCGCGTTCCACTTCTACTACCCCGAGAACCTCGAGCTGCTCGAGCTGCACGGGGCGGAGCTGGCGTACTTTTCGCCCCTGGGGGGCGAGCCCCTGCCGGAAGGAGCCCAAGGGCTGTATCTCGGCGGCGGCTTCCCGGAGGAGTTCGCGGAGCGGCTCTCCCGGCAGACGGATACCGCGGAGTCGATCCGCCGGGCCGTGAGGCAGGGCCTGCCGACGCTGGCGGAGTGCGGCGGCTACATGTATCTCACCGAGAGCATAACCGGTACGGATGGGGAGACGCACCCCATGCTGGGCCTCGTGCCCGGGCGCGTCACCATGCAGCGCAAGCTGGCCGCCCTGGGTCTGCGCGAGGTGAAGGGGGCCGAAGGGAACTTCCTGTTCGAAGGCGGGCTGACCGCCAGAGGACACGAGTTCCACTACTCGGCCTATGAGCTTCCGGAGAGCGCAGCCCAGCTGCCGCCGGCCTACGAGACCTCGGGCCTGCGGGGGACGAAGCCGGAGGGCGGCCTGCTCTACAGCGTTGTAGCCGGCTACACCCATCTCCACTTCGGCTCGCAGCCGAAGCTGGTGGAGCGCTGGCTGCAGCGCTGCGCCGCTTTTGAGCCGGCGGTGCCGGCACAGGGAGAACCGTCTGCGGGATAG